One Papaver somniferum cultivar HN1 chromosome 10, ASM357369v1, whole genome shotgun sequence genomic window carries:
- the LOC113317850 gene encoding uncharacterized protein LOC113317850, translated as MAPRNSSSLVLAGFLLVVLFTIHFETTYAQTFGEVCTKKGGVVKVLKGCDKCGIEQCQGAFECAFGTVLVKLKDLQTTGVCILDKKEPLLGGKCNCCCAEPKPPKP; from the exons ATGGCTCCAAGAAATAGTTCTTCTCTTGTTTTGGCTGGTTTTCTTTTGGTTGTCCTCTTTACCATACATTTTG AGACGACATATGCTCAAACATTTGGAGAAGTTTGCACGAAGAAGGGGGGTGTTGTTAAGGTCCTTAAGGGATGCGACAAATGTGGAATAGAACAATGTCAGGGTGCATTTGAATGCGCTTTCGGAACTGTGCTGGTAAAACTTAAAGATCTACAGACGACTGGCGTGTGTATTTTGGACAAAAAAGAGCCACTTCTCGGGGGTAAATGCAATTGCTGTTGTGCTGAACCAAAACCACCAAAACCATAG